In the Leifsonia sp. 466MF genome, one interval contains:
- a CDS encoding SIP domain-containing protein, with amino-acid sequence MYRPDHATHTASTAHHDDRVQFLVVGDETSLTELEAELALLPLCARGRVFVEVGEPSEVVPLATPMRMTVTWLIRSHRSGRPGTGELCARGEAGARAVRAWCDEMLCDGPGETRAIVTGGFALATEVRDHLIHTVGMHPEAVAAPSFR; translated from the coding sequence ATGTACCGTCCCGATCACGCCACCCACACCGCCTCGACCGCGCACCACGACGACCGCGTGCAGTTCCTGGTCGTCGGGGATGAGACCTCGCTCACCGAGCTGGAGGCCGAACTCGCGCTCCTCCCGCTGTGCGCGCGCGGCCGCGTGTTCGTCGAGGTCGGGGAGCCCTCGGAGGTCGTGCCGCTGGCGACGCCGATGCGCATGACCGTCACCTGGCTGATCCGCTCGCACCGCAGCGGTCGGCCCGGCACCGGCGAGCTGTGCGCCCGCGGCGAGGCCGGCGCCCGCGCCGTGCGCGCCTGGTGCGACGAGATGCTGTGCGACGGGCCGGGCGAAACGCGTGCGATCGTCACCGGCGGCTTCGCGCTTGCGACCGAGGTGCGCGACCACCTCATCCACACGGTCGGCATGCACCCCGAGGCCGTGGCGGCGCCGTCCTTCCGCTGA